The Neobacillus sp. PS3-34 genome has a window encoding:
- a CDS encoding DinB family protein, with the protein MEQFLFNQLAFVRGQTLKLMDGVTEEMADRIPEGFRNTIRWNLGHIYVVLERISFQYLGLPQHLPEGFKEQFENGTSPLDATASYRVPTLLELETLLKEQQARIHDTLAHRLHEKVIPPYTTSAGMTLETPEQFLSFNLYHEGMHLTVIRMYKNLLSRS; encoded by the coding sequence ATGGAACAGTTTTTATTCAACCAACTAGCATTTGTTCGAGGTCAAACCTTGAAGTTGATGGATGGAGTTACGGAGGAAATGGCTGACCGTATCCCAGAAGGGTTCCGCAATACGATTCGTTGGAATCTTGGTCATATCTATGTAGTCTTAGAACGGATCTCTTTCCAATACTTAGGACTTCCACAGCATTTGCCCGAGGGATTCAAGGAGCAATTCGAAAACGGTACTTCACCATTAGACGCCACAGCTTCATATCGAGTTCCAACGCTGCTAGAGTTAGAGACTCTATTAAAAGAACAGCAAGCACGGATTCATGATACACTTGCACACCGGCTGCATGAAAAGGTAATTCCGCCTTATACCACCTCTGCCGGTATGACACTCGAAACCCCGGAACAATTCCTTAGCTTTAACCTATACCATGAAGGTATGCACTTGACCGTCATTAGAATGTATAAAAATTTGTTATCACGTTCATAA
- a CDS encoding TRM11 family methyltransferase: MNNHELTTYIYTYACTEDEQFLCALEMRSLFGKESESSVMESFVKIEPSRSPFIKERIGVIYEGESLQDLLEQVSTLQLFGASFKVIYVKNASLAKSEKEGFENRRKTEREIGLHVDGEADLRNPDRLFGVMNVNGRWIFGDYVKSESVWFQHQKKPHSYSTALNTRVARAVVNIAIPAPGGIKAIDPCCGIGTVLVEARSMGIDIVGSDRNHLILDGARENIAHFGLTGEVNLADINDVTGHYDVAIIDLPYNLCSVITPEEQLEMLQSARRFAKKVVVVTVEPIDEILLNAGFAIIDRAVAKKGLFTREVMVCN; encoded by the coding sequence ATAAACAACCATGAGTTAACAACATATATTTATACTTACGCCTGTACTGAGGATGAACAGTTTTTGTGTGCCTTGGAGATGCGCTCTTTATTCGGGAAAGAATCTGAATCTAGCGTTATGGAGAGCTTTGTAAAAATTGAACCGAGCAGAAGTCCGTTTATAAAGGAAAGAATTGGTGTGATTTATGAGGGGGAAAGCCTTCAGGATCTTCTCGAACAGGTTTCAACTTTACAATTATTTGGGGCATCGTTTAAAGTGATTTATGTAAAAAATGCTAGTCTTGCAAAATCGGAAAAAGAAGGCTTTGAGAACCGACGTAAAACGGAGAGAGAGATTGGATTACATGTCGACGGTGAAGCTGATTTGCGGAATCCAGATAGATTGTTTGGTGTTATGAATGTAAATGGAAGATGGATATTCGGTGACTATGTTAAAAGTGAATCTGTTTGGTTTCAACATCAAAAGAAGCCGCATAGTTATTCCACTGCTCTCAACACCCGTGTTGCAAGGGCAGTAGTGAATATCGCCATTCCAGCCCCAGGTGGGATAAAAGCAATCGATCCATGCTGTGGAATTGGAACCGTACTAGTCGAAGCCCGTTCAATGGGGATCGATATTGTGGGAAGCGACCGAAACCATCTAATCCTCGACGGAGCAAGAGAAAACATCGCACACTTTGGTCTTACTGGAGAAGTGAATTTAGCGGATATCAATGATGTCACAGGTCATTATGATGTAGCCATTATCGATTTGCCCTACAATTTGTGTTCTGTGATAACACCTGAAGAACAGTTGGAAATGCTCCAAAGTGCTCGCAGGTTTGCAAAGAAAGTGGTCGTGGTAACGGTTGAACCAATCGATGAGATTCTCTTAAATGCAGGATTTGCCATCATTGATCGAGCTGTCGCTAAAAAAGGGTTATTTACTCGTGAAGTGATGGTTTGTAATTGA
- a CDS encoding SRPBCC family protein, with protein METVKKITVETTVNAPVEKVWEYWTEPTHITKWNSASEDWHTPFAENDLRPGGKFSSRMEAKDGSFGFDFGGVYDEVKLHEVIAYTLGDGRKVKITFKGQENETEVIETFDAETENPIEFQQQGWQAILDNFKKYAEQTNS; from the coding sequence ATGGAAACAGTTAAAAAAATAACAGTAGAAACAACAGTTAATGCACCAGTAGAAAAGGTATGGGAATATTGGACAGAACCAACCCATATAACAAAATGGAACAGTGCTTCAGAAGACTGGCACACACCATTTGCTGAAAATGATTTAAGGCCTGGTGGGAAATTCTCTTCAAGAATGGAAGCCAAAGATGGAAGTTTTGGTTTCGATTTTGGTGGAGTTTATGATGAAGTGAAATTACATGAGGTTATTGCTTATACTCTAGGTGATGGAAGAAAAGTTAAAATCACTTTTAAAGGTCAAGAAAACGAAACCGAAGTAATTGAAACCTTTGATGCTGAAACAGAAAATCCAATTGAATTTCAACAGCAAGGATGGCAGGCAATTCTGGATAATTTCAAAAAATATGCAGAGCAAACAAATTCCTAG
- a CDS encoding DUF2277 domain-containing protein, with protein MCRNIRTLFNFDPSATEEEIHAASLQYVRKITGYNKPSKANEEAFIRAVNEIAMVSRELLNTLVTSTEPRNREVEAERARTRAAKRYGTN; from the coding sequence ATGTGCCGAAACATTAGAACATTATTTAATTTTGACCCATCAGCTACCGAAGAAGAGATTCATGCAGCATCTCTTCAGTACGTCAGAAAGATAACAGGTTATAACAAGCCCTCAAAGGCGAATGAGGAGGCGTTTATTCGTGCAGTCAATGAGATTGCAATGGTTTCTAGAGAACTATTGAACACACTGGTAACGAGTACCGAGCCACGGAATCGTGAGGTCGAAGCTGAGCGTGCTCGTACTAGAGCAGCTAAAAGGTATGGAACAAATTAG